In one window of Solanum pennellii chromosome 2, SPENNV200 DNA:
- the LOC107010663 gene encoding uncharacterized protein LOC107010663, which translates to MSYGESEYGGSGIGSGHGKPKKSHGSGYGRNDDDEPQSEYGSGYGSKSTTHDSDDQYGSGGYGSKTGSGGHGRKSEHGDKSSEYGSGYGNESSGYGSKTTSTGYGDDSGGYGSKTTSTGYGDDSGGYGSKTTSTGYGDDSGGYGSKTTSTGYGDESGGYGSKTKSTGYGNDSGGYGSKTTSTGYGDESGGYGSKTTSTGYGNESGGYGSKTTSTGYGDESGGYGSKTTSTGYGDESGGYGSKTKSTGHGRKSGGDDDDDDEGKKSAYGSSGYGSSTIERPSYGRSEEDDYKKSSYGKGGDDDEGYGRKKYGGSDSDSDKEKNKNRRKKHTDDD; encoded by the exons ATGTCTTACGGTGAAAGTGAGTATGGTGGAAGTGGAATTGGATCCGGACATGGAAAACCCAAAAAGTCACATGGATCTGGATATGGACGAAACGACGATGATGAGCCCCAATCTGAATATGGATCCGGTTACGGGTCAAAAAGTACTACTCATGACTCTGATGATCAGTACGGGTCAGGTGGATACGGGAGCAAAACCGGATCCGGTGGGCATGGAAGGAAAAGTGAACACGGGGATAAGAGTTCGGAATATGGATCTGGTTATGGAAATGAATCGAGTGGATATGGGAGTAAAACCACATCCACCGGGTATGGAGATGATTCGGGTGGGTATGGGAGTAAAACCACATCCACCGGATATGGAGATGATTCGGGTGGATATGGGAGTAAAACCACATCCACCGGGTATGGAGATGATTCGGGTGGGTATGGGAGTAAAACCACATCCACCGGATATGGAGATGAATCTGGTGGGTATGGGAGTAAAACCAAATCCACCGGGTATGGAAATGATTCGGGTGGGTATGGGAGTAAAACCACGTCCACCGGATATGGAGATGAATCGGGTGGGTATGGGAGTAAAACAACCTCCACCGGGTATGGAAATGAATCGGGTGGGTATGGAAGTAAAACCACATCTACTGGGTATGGAGATGAATCGGGTGGGTATGGGAGTAAAACCACATCTACCGGGTATGGAGATGAATCCGGTGGATATGGGAGTAAAACCAAATCCACCGGTCATGGAAGAAAGAGTGGTggtgatgatgacgacgatgatgaggGGAAAAAATCAGCATACGGATCTAGTGGGTATGGGAGTTCAACAATTGAGAGGCCTAGTTATGGAAGGTCTGAGGAAGATGACTACAAGAAGTCTAGCTATGGGAAGGGCGGTGACGATGATGAAGGCTATGGTCGCAAGAAATAT GGTGGTTCTGACTCTGACTCTGATAAGGAGAAGAATAAAAATCGTCGCAAAAAGCACACCGATGATGATTGA